The DNA segment GTGTCGGCGCATGCACCTGCAAGAACTCATCCGCCGCAATCGGCCGCCCGAACAGATAGCCTTGGAAAACCTCGCAACCCAGTGTTCTCAAGCATTCACTTTGCGGTCGGGTTTCGACCCCTTCAGCAATGGTCGATGCGCCAAGAATCCCCGCAATTTCGATAATTTTTCTCACCAATTCTCGCTTGCTTGGGTCCTTCTCAATGTCATGGACAAATAACTGATCAATTTTCAACTCATCCAGTGGCAGCGCTTGCAGCAATGACAGTGAAGAAAAGCCCGTGCCGAAATCGTCCAGCGACCAGCTAATGCCATCGTCGCGCAGCGCGTTCATTTTTGCAGCGATCAACCCAAGGTCGCCGGTAAACACCGACTCGGTAATTTCCAGGCACAGCCGGTTGGCTGGGACACCGACCTTGTGCAACACAGCCCTCACATCTGCAACGAACGATTTGGACGTCAGTTGCAAGGGGCTGACATTGACCGACAGCGTCCACTGATCGACACCCGGCAGCCTGGACCAGGCTTTCAAGTGCCAACAGGCCTGCTCCAGAACCATCAACCCCATTTCATGAATAAGGCCGGTTTCTTCTGCCAGGCGGATAAAGGTAGCGGGCGACTGGATGCCGTGGCCGGGCCGGTCCCAGCGCAACAGCACTTCCGCGCCGATCACGCGCCCATCGGATGACACCTGGGGTTGCAAGTAAGCACACAGCTCGCGCTGCGCAACCGCTCGGGCCAGCGCCGTGTATTGGTCGACCTTCGCGCCAAGGTCTTCGCGAAAGATCGCCAGTACACCAATCGTTAGCACCATGGCTGTGAGAGTGTTCAGGTCATGGCCCAGTTGACGGATAGTGGCGGGTAACAGCTCAAGGTCCTGGCCAAAGCTCACCTCACTGAGTTCCAGAACAGCGAGCGCGCTAAAGCAGGCACCCGGAAACAGCCAGCGCAGGTAAAAGCGCTCACTGCGAAACAGGAAGAACGTTGCAATGCCGATCGGCATGAAGAACAGGTGCGTAGACCTGCCGACCGCAGCCGTTGGCGCATCGGCAAGGCTGGCGAACAGGGTCAGGACCAGCAGCACATGAACAACGATGCCTAGCGACACG comes from the Pseudomonas sp. StFLB209 genome and includes:
- a CDS encoding putative bifunctional diguanylate cyclase/phosphodiesterase — protein: MKDIRLKSNSELAKPKFPDTAQWPRIQRLLRFGGGACVLHGLAWGSYYSTQGMGVLAVVLFALMALGLACLYLAKTPEHVSLGIVVHVLLVLTLFASLADAPTAAVGRSTHLFFMPIGIATFFLFRSERFYLRWLFPGACFSALAVLELSEVSFGQDLELLPATIRQLGHDLNTLTAMVLTIGVLAIFREDLGAKVDQYTALARAVAQRELCAYLQPQVSSDGRVIGAEVLLRWDRPGHGIQSPATFIRLAEETGLIHEMGLMVLEQACWHLKAWSRLPGVDQWTLSVNVSPLQLTSKSFVADVRAVLHKVGVPANRLCLEITESVFTGDLGLIAAKMNALRDDGISWSLDDFGTGFSSLSLLQALPLDELKIDQLFVHDIEKDPSKRELVRKIIEIAGILGASTIAEGVETRPQSECLRTLGCEVFQGYLFGRPIAADEFLQVHAPTPAQPSPA